A stretch of the Apteryx mantelli isolate bAptMan1 chromosome 3, bAptMan1.hap1, whole genome shotgun sequence genome encodes the following:
- the LOC106494616 gene encoding gallinacin-4-like codes for MKILCFLFALLFVVFHGAAGFTRSPRVSMRCGYRGTFCFPGKCPRGNRYLGVCRPGHSCCRW; via the exons ATGAAAatcctttgctttctctttgccCTCCTCTTTGTGGTTTTTCACGGGGCTGCAG GCTTTACTCGGTCTCCAAGGGTTTCTATGAGATGTGGATATCGTGGGACTTTCTGCTTCCCCGGGAAATGCCCTCGTGGCAATAGATACCTGGGAGTGTGCCGTCCTGGGCATTCTTGCTGTAGATGGTAA
- the LOC136991696 gene encoding gallinacin-3-like, with protein sequence MRILYLLFPFFLLLLQGAAGSVSVCRRRGGVCVFGGCRYPTKPIGRCSRLHYCCKR encoded by the exons ATGCGGATCCTCtaccttctcttccccttcttcctgctgctgctccagggcgCTGCAG GAAGTGTCAGTGTCTGCAGACGAAGAGGGGGAGTCTGCGTTTTTGGGGGCTGTCGTTACCCTACTAAACCCATTGGAAGATGTTCTCGACTTCACTATTGCTGCAAAAGGTAA